A window of the Cannabis sativa cultivar Pink pepper isolate KNU-18-1 chromosome X, ASM2916894v1, whole genome shotgun sequence genome harbors these coding sequences:
- the LOC115702971 gene encoding phosphatidylinositol 3,4,5-trisphosphate 3-phosphatase and protein-tyrosine-phosphatase PTEN2A has product MDNESTDSSLPPVKAPEVQPPPVATDKSHNSSHDEPSKLSSWTKSLKLPQPLVGTQDGSPTENSGKSTFSRFTSGLGLRLSPKSPPADISDGSSSDTQPGLFGTITKGLVDSSRSAVKAVQVKARHVVSQNKRRYQEGGFDLDMTYITENIIAMGFPAGDMSSGFFGYVEGFYRNHMEEVIKFFETHHKDKYKVYNLCSERLYDASLFEGKVASFPFDDHNCPPIHLITLFCQSAYSWLKEDIENVVVVHCKAGMARTGLMISSLLLYLKFYPTAEESMDYYNQKRCFDGKGLVLPSQIRYVKYFERVLTYFNGEIPPGRRCMLRGFRLHRCPYWIRPSITISDHNGVLFSSKKHPRTKDLSPEDYWFSAPKKGVMVFALPGEPGLTELTGDFKIHFHDRQGDFYCWLNTTMTENRKILGTADLDGFDKRKLPSPGFQVEIVLVDYNGTVVTTPKAESTTKTQDESSQSSPATAAGDEVAPTPNPKQTKDSGNQDDVFSDGEADETGSSKNRQAETAPAGSGNVVTTTFTSENKSKPDQIASLTKATEQISIGNAGSTQVHASSEQKPDVAGASVPGIENPNPESEFKAMAADASVFTFGDEDDYESE; this is encoded by the exons ATGGATAATGAATCTACTGACTCATCCCTACCTCCTGTAAAAGCTCCTGAGGTACAACCTCCTCCTGTTGCTACAGACAAATCACACAATTCTTCCCATGATGAACCATCTAAACTTTCATCATGGACCAAGAGTTTGAAATTGCCTCAGCCATTGGTGGGGACTCAAGATGGGTCACCAACTGAAAATTCTGGGAAATCAACCTTTTCACGCTTTACGAGTGGACTGGGACTTCGCTTGTCTCCCAAATCTCCTCCAGCTGACATTTCTGATGGATCTTCATCTGATACACAGCCTGGTTTATTTGGAACAATTACAAAAGGGTTAGTCGATTCTTCAAGGAGTGCAGTGAAGGCTGTACAGGTTAAGGCTCGCCATGTTGTCTCCCAAAATAAAAGAAGGTACCAG GAAGGGGGTTTCGATTTGGATATGACATATATCACTGAAAACATTATTGCTATGGGCTTCCCTGCTGGTGATATGAGCTCTGGCTTTTTTGGATATGTTGAG GGTTTCTACAGAAACCACATGGAAGAAGTCATTAAGTTTTTTGAAACTCATCACAAG GACAAGTACAAAGTATACAACCTATGTTCTGAGAGGTTATATGATGCATCATTGTTTGAAGGAAAG GTGGCTAGTTTCCCATTTGATGATCATAATTGCCCCCCGATTCACCTGATAACATTATTTTGTCAAAGTGCTTATTCTTGGCTGAAAGAGGATATTGAGAATGTAGTGGTAGTGCATTGTAAGGCAGGAATGGCTAGGACAGGGTTGATGATTTCTAGTCTTCTTTTGTATTTGAAG TTTTACCCGACTGCTGAGGAGTCTATGGACTACTATAACCAGAAAAGATGTTTTGATGGAAAAGGACTGGTCCTTCCAAGTCAGATT AGGTATGTCAAATACTTTGAACGTGTTTTAACATacttcaatggagaaattcCACCTGGACGCAG GTGCATGCTTAGGGGTTTCCGACTTCATAGATGCCCTTATTGGATCAGGCCCTCTATTACTATTTCTGATCATAATG GTGTTCTCTTCTCCTCAAAAAAGCATCCACGAACCAAAGATCTTTCG CCAGAAGATTATTGGTTTAGTGCTCCAAAGAAGGGAGTGATGGTCTTTGCCCTGCCTGGAGAGCCTGGTCTAACCGAATTGACTGGGGATTTCAAAATCCACTTTCATGACCGCCAAGGAGATTTCTACTG CTGGTTGAACACAACAATGacagaaaatagaaaaatattaggtACTGCTGACCTTGATGGTTTCGACAAG AGAAAACTGCCTTCCCCAGGATTTCAGGTTGAGATTGTTCTAGTTGATTATAATGGGACTGTTGTAACGACCCCTAAGGCTGAATCTACCACAAAAACACAAGACGAAAGCTCTCAATCTAGTCCTGCAACAGCAGCTGGTGACGAAGTTGCCCCCACTCCAAACCCAAAGCAAACTAAAGATTCAGGAAATCAAGACGATGTGTTTTCAGACGGTGAGGCTGACGAAACTGGCTCTTCAAAGAATCGGCAAGCAGAGACAGCTCCTGCAGGCAGTGGAAATGTGGTCACTACCACCTTCACTTCGGAAAACAAGTCCAAACCCGATCAGATTGCCAGTTTGACAAAAGCTACTGAACAAATCTCTATAGGAAATGCTGGTTCTACCCAGGTTCATGCTTCAAGTGAGCAAAAACCTGATGTTGCAGGGGCTAGTGTGCCCGGCATTGAAAATCCCAACCCGGAAAGTGAGTTCAAGGCAATGGCTGCTGATGCCTCTGTGTTTACATTTGGGGATGAAGATGATTACGAAAGTGAGTGA